From the Phyllostomus discolor isolate MPI-MPIP mPhyDis1 chromosome 7, mPhyDis1.pri.v3, whole genome shotgun sequence genome, one window contains:
- the SYBU gene encoding syntabulin isoform X7, which translates to MVGEGGIQSARYKKEPKSGLVKPGSEADFSSSSSTGSISAPEVHMSAAGSKRSSSSRNRGPHGRSNGTSSHKSGNSPPSPREKDLLSMLCRSQLSPVNTHPSYAPSSPSSSNSGSYKGSDCSPVMRRSGRYMSCGENHGVKPPNPEQYLTPLQQKEVTVRHLKTRLKESERRLHERETEIVELKSQLARMREDWIEEECHRVEAQLALKEARKEIKQLKQVIETMRSNLADKDKGIQKYFVDINIQNKKLESLLQSMEMAHSGSLRDELCLDLPCDSPEKSFPRNTTFDKMAGGLSLEGQVTEEGAYSELLVGESMADATDSLDELVTATATEAGHLELLHSPTGAKVLEGLPLVVGPEEGILAVERAVQTDVVPYSPAVSELVQYVLQLQDPYPSRSVSPDESTADSTGSFLESLSALVVDLTPRNPNSAILLSPVETPYTTVDPQAHANRLMRELDFAGTAEERLDSIIPLARGTVGRQYWSHSFLVDLLAVAAPVVPTVLWAFSTQRGGTDPVYNIGALLRGCCVVALHSLRRTAFQMKT; encoded by the exons GTAGCGAAGCCGATTTCAGCTCCTCCAGCAGCACTGGCAGCATTTCTGCTCCCGAGGTTCACATGTCTGCTGCGGGAAGCAAGCGGTCCTCTTCCTCACGCAA TCGAGGTCCCCATGGGCGGAGTAATGGAACTTCATCACACAAGTCGGGCAACAGCCCGCCGTCCCCGAGGGAAAAAGACCTGCTGTCCATGCTGTGCAGGAGTCAGCTGAGCCCTGTGAACACCCATCCCAGCTACGCGCCTTCTTCCCCGAGCAGTAGCAACTCGGGCTCCTACAAAGGAAGTGACTGCAGCCCAGTCATGAG GCGGTCCGGGAGGTATATGTCCTGCGGTGAAAACCATGGCGTCAAGCCCCCGAATCCCGAGCAGTATTTGACTcctctgcagcagaaagaggTGACGGTGAGACACCTGAAGACCAGGCTGAAGGAATCTGAGCGCCGGCTCCATGAGAG GGAAACGGAAATTGTGGAGCTGAAGTCCCAGCTGGCCCGGATGAGGGAAGACTGGATTGAAGAAGAGTGCCACCGGGTGGAGGCCCAGCTGGCCCTCAAGGAAGCCAGGAAAGAGATCAAACAGCTCAAGCAGGTCATCGAAACCATGAGGAGCAACCTGGCCGATAAAGATAAAGGCATTCAGAAATACTTCGTGGACATAAACATTCAAAACAAGAAGCTGGAGTCCCTCCTGCAGAGCATGGAGATGGCGCACAGCGGCTCCCTGCGGGATGAGCTCTGTCTGGACCTCCCGTGTGATTCCCCAGAGAAGAGCTTCCCCCGAAACACCACTTTTGACAAGATGGCAGGGGGGCTGTCGCTGGAAGGGCAGGTCACAGAGGAAGGGGCTTACAGCGAGCTGCTGGTGGGTGAGAGCATGGCTGATGCCACAGATTCGCTGGATGAGCTGGTGACAGCCACGGCCACCGAGGCTGGCCACCTGGAGCTTCTCCATTCCCCCACGGGGGCGAAGGTCCTGGAGGGCCTCCCCCTGGTGGTGGGGCCGGAGGAGGGCATCCTGGCGGTGGAGCGGGCGGTGCAGACCGACGTGGTTCCCTACAGCCCTGCAGTCTCGGAGCTCGTTCAGTATGTGCTCCAGCTCCAGGACCCCTACCCCTCGAGGTCAGTGTCCCCCGACGAGTCCACCGCCGACTCCACAGGGAGCTTCCTGGAGTCCCTCTCTGCATTAGTGGTTGATTTAACCCCAAGGAATCCAAACTCGGCCATCCTTTTGTCTCCCGTGGAGACCCCATACACCACGGTGGATCCGCAAGCTCACGCAAACCGCCTCATGCGAGAGCTGGATTTCGCAGGCACCGCAGAGGAAAGGTTGGACAGCATCATCCCGCTGGCCCGGGGGACCGTGGGGCGGCAGTACTGGAGCCACAGTTTCCTGGTGGATCTCCTGGCTGTGGCTGCCCCCGTGGTCCCCACCGTGCTGTGGGCATTCAGTACTCAGAGAGGGGGGACAGATCCCGTCTATAACATCGGAGCCTTGCTCCGGGGCTGCTGCGTGGTGGCCCTGCATTCGCTGCGCCGCACCGCCTTTCAGATGAAAACCTAG
- the SYBU gene encoding syntabulin isoform X8, with protein sequence MKVYGAYLLSSEADFSSSSSTGSISAPEVHMSAAGSKRSSSSRNRGPHGRSNGTSSHKSGNSPPSPREKDLLSMLCRSQLSPVNTHPSYAPSSPSSSNSGSYKGSDCSPVMRRSGRYMSCGENHGVKPPNPEQYLTPLQQKEVTVRHLKTRLKESERRLHERETEIVELKSQLARMREDWIEEECHRVEAQLALKEARKEIKQLKQVIETMRSNLADKDKGIQKYFVDINIQNKKLESLLQSMEMAHSGSLRDELCLDLPCDSPEKSFPRNTTFDKMAGGLSLEGQVTEEGAYSELLVGESMADATDSLDELVTATATEAGHLELLHSPTGAKVLEGLPLVVGPEEGILAVERAVQTDVVPYSPAVSELVQYVLQLQDPYPSRSVSPDESTADSTGSFLESLSALVVDLTPRNPNSAILLSPVETPYTTVDPQAHANRLMRELDFAGTAEERLDSIIPLARGTVGRQYWSHSFLVDLLAVAAPVVPTVLWAFSTQRGGTDPVYNIGALLRGCCVVALHSLRRTAFQMKT encoded by the exons ATGAAAGTCTACGGAGCTTACCTTCTAA GTAGCGAAGCCGATTTCAGCTCCTCCAGCAGCACTGGCAGCATTTCTGCTCCCGAGGTTCACATGTCTGCTGCGGGAAGCAAGCGGTCCTCTTCCTCACGCAA TCGAGGTCCCCATGGGCGGAGTAATGGAACTTCATCACACAAGTCGGGCAACAGCCCGCCGTCCCCGAGGGAAAAAGACCTGCTGTCCATGCTGTGCAGGAGTCAGCTGAGCCCTGTGAACACCCATCCCAGCTACGCGCCTTCTTCCCCGAGCAGTAGCAACTCGGGCTCCTACAAAGGAAGTGACTGCAGCCCAGTCATGAG GCGGTCCGGGAGGTATATGTCCTGCGGTGAAAACCATGGCGTCAAGCCCCCGAATCCCGAGCAGTATTTGACTcctctgcagcagaaagaggTGACGGTGAGACACCTGAAGACCAGGCTGAAGGAATCTGAGCGCCGGCTCCATGAGAG GGAAACGGAAATTGTGGAGCTGAAGTCCCAGCTGGCCCGGATGAGGGAAGACTGGATTGAAGAAGAGTGCCACCGGGTGGAGGCCCAGCTGGCCCTCAAGGAAGCCAGGAAAGAGATCAAACAGCTCAAGCAGGTCATCGAAACCATGAGGAGCAACCTGGCCGATAAAGATAAAGGCATTCAGAAATACTTCGTGGACATAAACATTCAAAACAAGAAGCTGGAGTCCCTCCTGCAGAGCATGGAGATGGCGCACAGCGGCTCCCTGCGGGATGAGCTCTGTCTGGACCTCCCGTGTGATTCCCCAGAGAAGAGCTTCCCCCGAAACACCACTTTTGACAAGATGGCAGGGGGGCTGTCGCTGGAAGGGCAGGTCACAGAGGAAGGGGCTTACAGCGAGCTGCTGGTGGGTGAGAGCATGGCTGATGCCACAGATTCGCTGGATGAGCTGGTGACAGCCACGGCCACCGAGGCTGGCCACCTGGAGCTTCTCCATTCCCCCACGGGGGCGAAGGTCCTGGAGGGCCTCCCCCTGGTGGTGGGGCCGGAGGAGGGCATCCTGGCGGTGGAGCGGGCGGTGCAGACCGACGTGGTTCCCTACAGCCCTGCAGTCTCGGAGCTCGTTCAGTATGTGCTCCAGCTCCAGGACCCCTACCCCTCGAGGTCAGTGTCCCCCGACGAGTCCACCGCCGACTCCACAGGGAGCTTCCTGGAGTCCCTCTCTGCATTAGTGGTTGATTTAACCCCAAGGAATCCAAACTCGGCCATCCTTTTGTCTCCCGTGGAGACCCCATACACCACGGTGGATCCGCAAGCTCACGCAAACCGCCTCATGCGAGAGCTGGATTTCGCAGGCACCGCAGAGGAAAGGTTGGACAGCATCATCCCGCTGGCCCGGGGGACCGTGGGGCGGCAGTACTGGAGCCACAGTTTCCTGGTGGATCTCCTGGCTGTGGCTGCCCCCGTGGTCCCCACCGTGCTGTGGGCATTCAGTACTCAGAGAGGGGGGACAGATCCCGTCTATAACATCGGAGCCTTGCTCCGGGGCTGCTGCGTGGTGGCCCTGCATTCGCTGCGCCGCACCGCCTTTCAGATGAAAACCTAG